One window of the Colletotrichum destructivum chromosome 4, complete sequence genome contains the following:
- a CDS encoding Putative Fido domain-containing protein has protein sequence MLSVFKRASGLHGRTSFSPIKQLAYDTCGKRLFSADSKEARLALLRKIYEPFSKLDKGSPEYDELARSGKVWEDHFQPYDSQRMGYKTLQQEHEDMLVEIDKLRELMKPRVSELAKTLVAEYAHQSVSIENNPLKIGDTIAIFDLLNKKLFAHIDIASFAAEDLTQLVLPQLHPDADGSVVNELKNHIVASQWIAETAAAQPGTSGMNEAEMRQLAAMTIKGTESEAIYAMAWGGSVPLGGYRKLPIAVRSNPLQIFPYHAEVPVCVNRFFSWRDSQHRSKETHPLILACHMTAYFVHIHPFPDGNGRVSRMIMHDYMVRQGYLPVVMQDLDRKDYLRMIDGACNGNPREFITTVLSTQLDQLHTFYWRQRMGDGA, from the exons ATGCTGAGCGTTTTCAAAAGAGCATCTGGGCTGCACGGCCGCACATCATTTTCCCCCATCAAACAGCTAGCCTACGATACCTGCGGCAAACGCCTGTTCTCGGCAGATTCCAAAGAGGCTCGACTTGCCCTTCTCCGCAAAATTTACGAGCCCTTTTCCAAGCTCGACAAGGGTTCCCCGGAGTATGATGAGCTTGCCAGATCTGGCAAGGTCTGGGAAGATCATTTCCAGCCCTATGACAGCCAGCGCATGGGCTACAAGACTCTTCAGCAG GAGCATGAAGATATGCTGGTCGAGATCGACAAACTTAGGGAGCTTATGAAGCCCCGGGTTTCCGAACTTGCAAAGACCTTAGTGGCCGAGTATGCGCATCAGTCTGTGTCGATCGAAAACAACCCTCTGAAGATCGGAGACACCATCGCAATCTTCGACCTCCTCAACAAGAAGCTCTTCGCCCACATCGATATTGCTTCCTTCGCTGCTGAAGATCTCACCCAGCTTGTCCTTCCGCAGCTCCACCCTGATGCAGACGGATCCGTCGTGAACGAGCTGAAAAACCACATTGTTGCATCTCAATGGATTGCCGAAACAGCCGCTGCTCAACCTGGAACATCTGGAATGAACGAAGCCGAAATGAGACAACTCGCGGCAATGACCATCAAAGGTACTGAATCCGAGGCTATCTACGCCATGGCCTGGGGTGGAAGCGTTCCTCTTGGAGGATACCGCAAACTGCCCATTGCAGTCAGAAGCAATCCACTTCAAATCTTTCCGTATCATGCGGAAGTTCCGGTCTGTGTCAATCGATTCTTCAGCTGGCGCGATTCGCAGCATCGCAGCAAGGAAACACACCCGCTTATCCTCGCATGCCACATGACCGCGTATTTCGTCCATATCCATCCCTTTCCAGATGGTAACGGCCGGGTCAGTCGAATGATCATGCACGACTACATGGTGCGCCAAGGCTACTTGCCAGTTGTCATGCAAGACCTCGACCGCAAGGACTATCTCCGAATGATTGACGGTGCCTGCAATGGCAATCCCCGAGAGTTTATCACGACAGTCCTCTCGACCCAGCTGGACCAGCTGCACACGTTTTACTGGCGACAGCGGATGGGCGATGGAGCTTGA